A region of Sugiyamaella lignohabitans strain CBS 10342 chromosome A, complete sequence DNA encodes the following proteins:
- the JLP1 gene encoding Jlp1p (Fe(II)-dependent sulfonate/alpha-ketoglutarate dioxygenase; involved in sulfonate catabolism for use as a sulfur source; contains sequence that resembles a J domain (typified by the E. coli DnaJ protein); induced by sulphur starvation; GO_component: GO:0005575 - cellular_component [Evidence ND]; GO_function: GO:0051213 - dioxygenase activity [Evidence IEA]; GO_function: GO:0046872 - metal ion binding [Evidence IEA]; GO_function: GO:0016491 - oxidoreductase activity [Evidence IEA,IEA]; GO_function: GO:0000907 - sulfonate dioxygenase activity [Evidence IDA] [PMID 10482536]; GO_process: GO:0046306 - alkanesulfonate catabolic process [Evidence IEA]; GO_process: GO:0055114 - oxidation-reduction process [Evidence IEA,IEA]; GO_process: GO:0044273 - sulfur compound catabolic process [Evidence IMP] [PMID 10482536]), translating into MSPPTAVEIIEEGIRNQSIKTNNAVLKEGFAANYIDKLPEHSRKRFERHGVDLSRGYPERPSHIPIWLDEAAKIHSSRSEYVEKGAKADPEKKALFGAAKEVINLTKHIGTEIVGLQLADLNQTQLDELALLIAERSVVFFRDQDLAPQKQLEIGKYFGDVEIHPQVPHVPGLPGVSVIWPDFQVFEGRVVNFRKPGGASGWHTDLDHLIQSAAITHLHNDEIPAVGGDTSWSSGYGLYDKLSPALQKFLEGKTAIHRSAHAYLDKNDQFGGPKYIETEHPIVRTHPATGWKAVWVNRAHTVRIVGLEPAESAAILNLLYDIIEKNLDIQVRFRWQPTKEGLGTSALWDNRITIHNAVGDYSEPRHGTRVSGLGEKPYYDPNSKSRHEALGLSV; encoded by the coding sequence ATGTCCCCACCAACTGCTGTCGAGATTATTGAGGAAGGTATTCGTAACCAATCCATCAAGACTAACAATGCTGTGTTGAAAGAAGGTTTTGCTGCCAATTATATTGACAAGCTACCGGAACACTCGCGTAAGCGATTTGAACGACATGGAGTTGATCTTTCTCGTGGTTATCCAGAGCGTCCATCTCATATTCCAATCTGGCTAGACGAAGCAGCCAAAATTCACAGTAGTCGCAGCGAGTATGTTGAGAAAGGTGCTAAAGCTGATCCAGAAAAGAAGGCTTTGTTCGGTGCTGCTAAAGAAGTGATTAACTTGACGAAGCACATTGGTACTGAGATTGTCGGTTTACAATTGGCTGACTTGAACCAAACACAATTGGATGAGCTGGCATTACTCATTGCCGAGAGATCTGTAGTGTTCTTCCGTGACCAAGATTTGGCTCCTCAGAAGCAGCTTGAAATCGGAAAGTATTTTGGAGACGTCGAGATCCACCCTCAAGTGCCACATGTTCCAGGACTTCCGGGTGTTTCAGTTATCTGGCCGGATTTCCAGGTCTTTGAAGGCCGAGTAGTCAACTTCAGAAAGCCAGGTGGTGCATCCGGATGGCACACAGATTTGGATCATTTGATTCAAAGTGCTGCTATTACACATCTTCACAATGATGAAATTCCTGCTGTTGGAGGCGACACATCTTGGTCGTCTGGATATGGACTTTATGACAAGCTGTCTCCTGCTCTCCAGAAATTCCTTGAAGGAAAGACTGCTATCCACAGATCAGCACATGCGTACTTGGACAAGAACGATCAATTCGGTGGTCCAAAGTACATTGAAACTGAGCACCCTATTGTAAGAACACATCCAGCAACCGGATGGAAAGCGGTTTGGGTCAACCGTGCTCATACTGTCCGAATTGTCGGTTTAGAACCAGCAGAGTCGGCAGCAATTCTTAATTTGCTTTATGATATCATTGAGAAGAACCTTGATATCCAGGTTAGATTCAGATGGCAACCAACCAAGGAGGGTCTTGGAACCTCTGCTCTCTGGGATAACCGTATCACTATCCACAATGCAGTTGGCGATTACTCAGAGCCTCGTCATGGAACTCGAGTGAGTGGTCTCGGTGAGAAACCATACTATGATCCTAACTCCAAGTCTCGTCATGAGGCTCTTGGTCTGTCAGTCTAA